The Bacillus carboniphilus genome contains a region encoding:
- a CDS encoding polysaccharide deacetylase family protein, with product MRTTRLKLIACTLMLALLSGSFIFMIQLLSEDTKAIEKIDRKNWSQYPGLLLETRTKETDFYTFSISYPVSENQELNSEINDWVEDQKTLFLKKVEENKEILNENYRASFSVKVDTNQLSDQMYSLVFSSYLFPGGANGKQSMKVFNINTSTNEFIHIDDVFKDRNSMKPIGKLIQNEMDNNEILSANIDRSMLEQKLNSPEEWNWSMDSDQFYLYFDEYEIAPGAMGPVVLNLPMDQVKPHLKPKIAEGINGSPKEPEEQKKEKEAEPLDPDGKYIALTFDDGPSPKATPEILRVLDNFNVKATFFMLGSQVEYYPDLAKEVAERGHEIANHTQNHVDLTHLNKESVRKQIVESKQIITDVTGVNPNLIRPPYGAFNRKVEEVASLTNSPLILWSVDSLDWKLLDPSLVSKVVEREAKTNSIVLLHDIHPSTAEALPDILKVLQKDGYQLVTISQLLTLPQFDSSVPVYGSVR from the coding sequence GTGAGAACAACACGATTAAAGTTGATTGCATGCACATTAATGCTCGCTCTCCTTTCTGGATCCTTTATATTTATGATTCAGTTATTAAGTGAGGATACTAAAGCTATAGAAAAAATTGATAGAAAAAACTGGAGCCAATACCCTGGCTTATTATTAGAAACAAGAACGAAAGAGACGGACTTTTATACGTTTTCAATAAGCTATCCAGTTTCAGAAAATCAAGAGCTTAACAGTGAAATTAATGATTGGGTTGAAGATCAAAAAACCCTTTTTTTGAAAAAAGTAGAGGAAAATAAAGAAATATTAAACGAAAATTATCGTGCTTCTTTTTCCGTTAAGGTAGATACAAATCAATTAAGTGATCAAATGTATAGTTTAGTTTTTTCAAGTTATCTTTTTCCAGGTGGTGCGAATGGAAAACAATCTATGAAAGTCTTTAATATTAATACATCTACTAATGAGTTTATTCACATTGATGATGTGTTTAAGGATAGAAATAGTATGAAGCCAATTGGGAAGCTTATTCAAAACGAAATGGACAATAATGAAATTCTCTCTGCTAATATTGATAGGTCTATGTTAGAGCAAAAATTAAATAGTCCAGAAGAATGGAATTGGTCAATGGATTCTGATCAGTTTTATTTGTACTTTGATGAATATGAAATTGCTCCAGGAGCAATGGGGCCAGTGGTTTTAAATTTACCCATGGATCAAGTCAAACCTCATTTGAAACCAAAGATAGCAGAGGGGATAAATGGTTCTCCTAAGGAACCAGAGGAACAGAAAAAGGAAAAAGAAGCTGAGCCATTAGATCCAGATGGAAAATATATTGCTCTCACTTTTGATGATGGACCTAGTCCTAAAGCTACACCTGAAATATTAAGAGTATTAGATAATTTTAATGTAAAAGCCACATTTTTCATGCTAGGAAGTCAAGTGGAATATTACCCTGATCTTGCAAAGGAAGTGGCTGAAAGAGGACATGAGATTGCCAATCATACTCAAAATCACGTTGACTTGACACATTTAAATAAAGAGTCAGTAAGAAAGCAAATTGTAGAATCAAAACAAATTATTACAGATGTGACAGGTGTTAATCCTAACTTAATTCGTCCTCCATATGGAGCGTTCAATCGTAAGGTAGAAGAAGTAGCTTCGTTAACAAATTCTCCTCTCATATTATGGTCTGTTGACTCTTTAGATTGGAAACTTTTAGACCCTTCACTTGTAAGTAAAGTTGTCGAGCGTGAAGCAAAAACAAATTCAATCGTTTTACTTCATGATATTCATCCATCAACAGCTGAAGCATTACCTGACATTTTAAAAGTGCTACAAAAAGATGGGTATCAGCTCGTAACGATCTCACAATTGTTAACTTTACCTCAGTTTGATTCGAGTGTCCCTGTTTACGGGTCTGTTAGATAA
- the pdaA gene encoding delta-lactam-biosynthetic de-N-acetylase, producing the protein MVLTLILLVTSHLLTEKVYAVSNKPIHWGFQRSTNHQAPTAGKEFDDLLKKYDSFYKDETDQKEIYLTFDNGYENGNTKKILDVLKKQKVPATFFITGHYLNEEEALVKRMVNEGHIVGNHSWHHPDFTKISGERIKKELTSVSDKISELTDQEETIYLRPPRGIFSERVLEKSHELGYVSVFWSLAFVDWKVDKQRGWKYAYDNVMKQIHPGAVILLHSVSRDNTEALEKIIVDLRKQGYKFKSLDDLMIENKIFHPYFINL; encoded by the coding sequence ATCGTTTTGACACTTATTTTACTTGTAACATCTCATTTACTAACTGAAAAGGTTTATGCTGTTTCAAATAAACCAATTCATTGGGGCTTTCAAAGAAGTACAAATCACCAAGCACCCACAGCAGGCAAGGAGTTTGATGATCTTTTAAAGAAGTATGATTCTTTTTATAAAGATGAAACCGATCAAAAAGAAATCTATTTGACCTTTGATAACGGTTATGAAAATGGAAATACGAAAAAAATTTTAGATGTATTGAAAAAGCAAAAAGTACCCGCGACCTTTTTTATTACGGGCCATTACTTAAATGAAGAAGAAGCGTTAGTCAAAAGGATGGTAAATGAAGGTCACATTGTTGGTAACCACTCATGGCATCATCCAGACTTTACGAAAATTAGTGGTGAGAGGATAAAGAAAGAATTAACGAGTGTCAGTGATAAAATTTCGGAACTAACGGATCAAGAAGAAACAATCTATTTGCGTCCGCCAAGAGGCATCTTCAGTGAACGAGTGCTGGAAAAGTCACATGAACTAGGCTATGTGTCCGTGTTTTGGTCATTAGCGTTTGTTGATTGGAAAGTAGACAAACAAAGAGGATGGAAATATGCGTATGATAACGTTATGAAACAAATTCATCCAGGTGCGGTCATCCTTCTTCATTCTGTCTCTAGAGATAATACAGAGGCATTAGAAAAAATCATTGTTGACCTTCGTAAACAAGGTTATAAGTTCAAATCATTAGATGATTTAATGATTGAAAATAAGATATTTCATCCTTATTTTATAAACCTATAA
- a CDS encoding NTF2-like N-terminal transpeptidase domain-containing protein, whose protein sequence is MKRSWLVVVVGLLLFALSGCSEEPKPEEAFESYISQWNEQEFEKMYEQLSTESKENISKDDFVERYDTIYEDIEVNNLKVDFTKPEEEVTPDDEGIVELPFSVSMDTIAGPISFDHKATLQLEGEEDNQDWTINWDTSFIFKQLKEGDEVTLKSDVPTRGQLFDRDANGLAINGKVRWIGVVPEQMGEEEQLILEELSEVINISQDDIREKLQQGWVKNDPTQFVPIKGVIGEVDPRLEEIASVMTMEKTERVYPLGEKAAHVTGYIRQMYEEEAEEFTKKGYSSYEYIGAARLRASI, encoded by the coding sequence ATGAAGAGATCATGGCTGGTAGTGGTTGTGGGCTTACTTTTATTTGCTTTGTCAGGCTGTTCAGAAGAACCGAAGCCAGAAGAAGCATTTGAATCATACATATCACAATGGAATGAGCAAGAATTTGAGAAAATGTATGAACAATTATCAACGGAATCAAAAGAGAATATATCAAAAGACGATTTTGTTGAAAGATACGATACGATTTATGAAGATATAGAAGTAAACAACTTAAAAGTAGATTTTACAAAACCAGAGGAAGAAGTAACTCCGGATGATGAGGGTATAGTAGAGCTTCCTTTTTCAGTTTCAATGGATACGATTGCAGGTCCCATTTCATTTGATCACAAAGCAACCCTTCAGTTAGAAGGGGAAGAGGATAATCAAGATTGGACAATTAATTGGGATACTAGTTTTATTTTCAAACAGTTAAAAGAAGGAGATGAAGTGACATTAAAGTCTGATGTGCCGACCAGGGGACAGCTTTTTGATCGTGATGCCAATGGGTTAGCGATAAATGGTAAAGTACGATGGATTGGTGTTGTTCCAGAACAAATGGGAGAGGAAGAACAACTGATTCTCGAAGAGTTAAGTGAGGTTATCAATATAAGTCAAGATGATATTAGAGAAAAGTTACAACAAGGATGGGTCAAAAATGATCCGACTCAGTTTGTTCCAATAAAAGGGGTTATAGGAGAAGTAGATCCACGCTTAGAAGAGATTGCTTCCGTTATGACGATGGAAAAGACTGAGAGAGTCTACCCGTTAGGTGAAAAAGCAGCACATGTAACAGGCTACATTAGGCAAATGTATGAAGAAGAAGCGGAAGAATTCACGAAAAAAGGGTATAGCTCCTATGAATATATTGGAGCAGCCAGGCTTAGAGCAAGTATATGA
- a CDS encoding penicillin-binding transpeptidase domain-containing protein yields MNILEQPGLEQVYEEVLHGETGWKILVGEQAIASKPKVDGEDIYLTLDANLQGNLYDQLKATSGASVAIDPTTGETLAMVSSPAYNPNDYILGFDEGEYDTLKNNPNDPFSAKFNNKYSPGSTLKPLTAAIGLESETLDPEKVEEITGEKWEKYNVTRWSDKDSQVDLADALIQSDNIYFARQAVNMGAETFEKGLESFKFNQELDFPFPIATSSIANDSLTETLLAHSAYGQGQVLMSPFHLVMTYTMFVNEGNMISPYLRKEDGPAKKEQLIKAENAELINSHLRQVVASSNGTAKDAAVEGLAIAGKTGTAELKKTGEEKGQENGWFVAYEEEKKNLLIAMMMEDVKDGSHDTLKPVAEVFRNYQK; encoded by the coding sequence ATGAATATATTGGAGCAGCCAGGCTTAGAGCAAGTATATGAAGAGGTATTACATGGTGAAACTGGATGGAAAATACTTGTTGGAGAACAAGCGATTGCGAGTAAGCCGAAAGTGGACGGAGAAGACATTTATTTAACACTTGATGCAAACTTACAAGGAAATCTTTATGATCAGTTAAAAGCAACTTCAGGGGCATCCGTTGCAATTGATCCGACAACAGGCGAAACGTTAGCAATGGTAAGTAGCCCTGCCTATAATCCGAATGATTACATTTTAGGATTCGATGAAGGAGAATATGATACACTCAAAAATAATCCAAATGATCCTTTTTCTGCGAAGTTTAATAATAAATATTCACCGGGTTCTACATTAAAACCATTAACGGCAGCCATTGGCCTAGAATCTGAAACGTTAGACCCAGAAAAAGTAGAAGAAATTACGGGGGAAAAGTGGGAGAAGTATAACGTTACACGTTGGTCAGACAAAGACTCTCAAGTAGATTTAGCAGATGCCTTAATCCAATCTGATAATATTTATTTTGCTCGCCAAGCGGTGAACATGGGAGCAGAAACGTTTGAAAAAGGACTCGAATCATTTAAGTTTAATCAAGAGTTAGATTTCCCATTTCCGATTGCTACCTCAAGCATCGCAAATGATTCATTAACAGAAACTTTGTTAGCACATTCAGCATATGGTCAAGGACAAGTATTAATGAGCCCTTTTCATTTAGTCATGACTTACACGATGTTTGTGAATGAAGGGAATATGATAAGTCCTTATTTACGAAAGGAAGATGGCCCAGCCAAAAAAGAGCAATTAATAAAAGCGGAAAATGCTGAATTAATTAACAGCCACTTACGTCAAGTTGTTGCAAGTTCAAATGGGACGGCGAAAGATGCAGCAGTAGAGGGTCTAGCAATAGCAGGGAAAACAGGAACAGCCGAGCTGAAAAAGACTGGAGAGGAAAAAGGGCAAGAAAACGGCTGGTTTGTAGCTTATGAAGAAGAAAAGAAAAACTTGTTAATCGCCATGATGATGGAAGATGTGAAAGATGGCAGCCATGATACGTTAAAACCTGTAGCTGAGGTGTTTCGAAATTATCAGAAGTAA
- the rlmD gene encoding 23S rRNA (uracil(1939)-C(5))-methyltransferase RlmD — protein MQTKQTGVTIEIGQTFPLTIKRLGINGEGVGYFKKKVVFVEGALPGEEVVVQATKVHPKFTEAKIKKIRKHSKHRVDAPCPIFDSCGGCQLQHLEYNEQLNQKRDIVIQAMERHAKLKLTDKQIKQTLGMKNPWEYRNKSQFQTGLKKGKVVAGLYALNSHELINIDHCIIQHPLTETVTNGVKRILQDLQIPIYNERNRKGLIRTIVVRAAIHTKEVQVVFITAKEHIPKESLLIREIENRLPQVKSIIKNVNGEKTSLIFGDKTLHLAGKQVIEERLGDLSFNLSARAFFQLNTEQTVVLYEEVKKAAKLTGNEKVVDAYCGVGTIGLWVADQAKEIRGMDVISDSIEDARKNAQALNYRHAHYETGKAETLMPKWVKEGWRPDVVMVDPPRTGCDQAFLKTLLKVKPKRIVYVSCNPSTLAKDLQFLSKAYKVDAIQPVDMFPHTSHVESIAQLTLI, from the coding sequence ATGCAAACGAAACAAACAGGAGTAACGATTGAGATAGGACAAACCTTTCCATTAACAATTAAACGTTTAGGTATAAATGGAGAAGGAGTCGGCTATTTCAAGAAAAAGGTGGTTTTTGTCGAAGGAGCTCTTCCAGGTGAAGAAGTCGTCGTTCAAGCAACAAAGGTTCATCCTAAATTTACAGAAGCGAAAATAAAAAAGATTCGGAAGCACTCCAAGCATCGAGTAGATGCTCCTTGTCCTATCTTTGATTCATGTGGGGGCTGTCAATTACAACATCTCGAATACAATGAGCAGCTTAACCAAAAACGAGATATCGTCATTCAAGCGATGGAAAGACATGCGAAGCTCAAATTAACTGATAAGCAAATTAAACAAACGTTAGGTATGAAAAATCCGTGGGAATATCGAAATAAGAGTCAATTCCAGACAGGATTAAAAAAAGGCAAAGTAGTTGCAGGTTTATATGCATTGAACTCCCATGAATTGATTAATATTGATCATTGCATAATTCAACATCCATTAACAGAAACAGTAACGAATGGTGTGAAAAGGATTCTACAAGACTTACAAATCCCTATTTATAATGAGCGGAATCGAAAAGGGCTGATTCGAACAATTGTTGTGAGGGCTGCGATTCATACAAAAGAGGTGCAAGTGGTCTTTATTACGGCTAAAGAACACATTCCAAAAGAGTCATTACTAATTAGAGAAATTGAAAATCGACTTCCACAAGTAAAAAGTATCATAAAAAATGTTAATGGGGAGAAAACGTCTCTGATTTTTGGAGATAAAACCTTGCATCTAGCAGGTAAACAAGTGATTGAAGAAAGACTAGGAGATTTATCTTTTAACCTATCAGCCCGCGCGTTTTTTCAGCTTAACACAGAACAAACCGTTGTTCTCTATGAGGAAGTGAAAAAAGCAGCTAAGTTAACAGGAAATGAAAAAGTGGTCGATGCCTATTGTGGTGTCGGAACCATTGGTCTATGGGTTGCTGATCAAGCAAAAGAAATTAGGGGAATGGACGTCATCTCAGATTCCATTGAAGATGCGAGGAAAAATGCTCAAGCGTTAAACTATCGTCATGCCCATTATGAAACTGGGAAAGCAGAGACGTTAATGCCAAAGTGGGTCAAGGAAGGTTGGAGACCAGATGTCGTAATGGTTGACCCTCCAAGAACAGGCTGTGACCAAGCCTTCCTAAAAACCCTTTTAAAGGTAAAACCAAAACGAATAGTTTATGTTTCTTGTAATCCTTCTACTTTAGCAAAAGACCTTCAGTTTTTATCAAAGGCGTACAAAGTTGATGCGATTCAGCCAGTTGATATGTTTCCTCATACTTCGCACGTAGAATCTATCGCTCAATTAACCCTTATATAA
- a CDS encoding YncE family protein: MRNTDPSNSASVTVRLLDESSSPEALINSDSFTVNASRTDSELYSVAFLSSFLIEVEIDLANRSEVITATAVQPTVTVFNGSSEFIQFIRLLVSSSQVLQDIDYPVTPQLNLFLPDTIDCKPKISGDVSLNGIPQSGIDVSFTADTSGVSFVPNPATTNMNGDYVTSVVVTPPKAATNTSITASATVDGQNVQSVGVTEVECEYVVYVTNFLDGNISVIDSTNVIVDTIMPFSQPNGIAINNTTKLIYVVNELDNNVAVVDAEINTITATVLGVGSRPLLVALNEITNTIYVTCQSIVFTFKMPSDPRQKKKSMIASFFIIRLMLKRLILLKSEKVAFLK, encoded by the coding sequence GTGCGAAATACGGATCCATCAAACAGTGCGAGTGTAACTGTAAGACTTTTAGACGAAAGCAGTTCACCGGAGGCACTTATTAACTCGGATTCATTTACAGTCAATGCGAGTAGAACCGATAGTGAATTGTATAGTGTAGCTTTTTTATCTTCGTTTTTAATTGAGGTGGAGATCGATTTAGCCAATCGAAGCGAGGTGATTACCGCGACTGCCGTTCAACCAACAGTGACTGTGTTTAACGGATCAAGCGAGTTTATTCAATTCATTCGATTACTTGTTTCGAGTTCTCAGGTCTTACAGGATATCGACTATCCGGTAACTCCGCAATTGAATTTGTTTTTACCGGATACAATTGATTGTAAACCCAAAATTTCGGGGGATGTCTCATTAAACGGTATTCCACAATCTGGGATAGATGTTAGTTTTACGGCTGACACTTCGGGGGTTTCTTTTGTTCCGAATCCTGCAACAACGAATATGAATGGTGATTATGTAACGAGTGTCGTTGTAACTCCGCCGAAAGCAGCGACAAATACCTCTATTACCGCAAGTGCCACGGTTGATGGGCAAAATGTTCAATCGGTTGGAGTGACGGAAGTAGAATGTGAATACGTGGTTTATGTTACAAATTTTTTGGATGGTAATATATCTGTTATCGATAGCACAAATGTAATAGTAGATACAATTATGCCGTTTAGTCAACCTAATGGAATAGCGATAAACAATACAACAAAGCTTATTTATGTAGTGAACGAGCTAGATAATAATGTAGCTGTTGTAGATGCAGAAATCAACACCATTACGGCCACTGTATTGGGTGTTGGAAGTCGTCCTTTACTAGTAGCATTGAATGAAATAACAAATACGATTTATGTTACTTGTCAGTCAATAGTTTTCACCTTTAAGATGCCCTCAGATCCTCGTCAAAAAAAAAAGAGTATGATTGCTTCTTTTTTTATTATTCGACTTATGCTTAAACGGCTGATTTTACTGAAAAGCGAAAAAGTTGCCTTCCTTAAATAA
- a CDS encoding DUF1259 domain-containing protein, with product MKITTRLCEQLSRIIGGEVTNFSNIPQTCNIVNYRDIMVNTLCRENTDPVNNLFWFQSTNIEDQTLNLAFLALLPKEVTSVVNKLSQLNITVTSITQYSLFTTPNIINVYVQSVDNPLLFAEKIRKVLNTLNNVTPQLPVPPPSKSFLALCQEFSRIIGGETDILGDSCEVLRVRNINVKVNGIPTTIGSTKLLGFSFQSLDQNKDALCIGTVALLREEVKLFINSLEREGKFIKSSLFNRWFTHPNLVYLTFVTIENPIVFANQMSFLIKCLK from the coding sequence ATGAAAATTACAACAAGATTATGTGAGCAGTTGAGTAGAATAATAGGAGGTGAAGTAACTAACTTTTCAAATATTCCTCAAACTTGTAATATTGTAAACTATAGAGATATTATGGTGAACACGTTATGTCGAGAAAATACAGATCCAGTAAATAACTTATTTTGGTTTCAAAGTACAAATATAGAAGACCAAACATTAAACTTGGCTTTTTTAGCATTATTACCAAAGGAAGTTACTTCCGTGGTTAATAAGTTAAGTCAATTAAATATTACAGTCACATCGATTACACAGTATAGTCTATTTACAACTCCGAATATTATAAACGTCTACGTTCAATCTGTAGATAATCCCCTATTATTTGCTGAAAAGATAAGAAAAGTATTAAATACACTAAATAATGTTACCCCTCAACTACCTGTACCTCCACCTTCTAAATCATTTTTAGCCCTATGTCAAGAGTTTAGTAGAATTATTGGTGGAGAAACAGATATTTTGGGAGATTCCTGTGAAGTATTGAGGGTACGTAACATTAACGTTAAGGTAAACGGGATACCAACCACTATAGGAAGTACAAAATTACTCGGCTTTTCATTCCAATCTTTAGATCAGAATAAAGATGCATTGTGTATTGGAACGGTTGCTTTATTACGCGAGGAAGTAAAACTCTTTATTAATAGTTTAGAAAGAGAAGGTAAGTTTATAAAATCATCTTTATTCAATAGATGGTTTACACATCCCAATTTAGTATACCTAACCTTTGTTACGATTGAAAACCCTATCGTGTTTGCTAATCAAATGAGTTTTCTCATAAAATGCCTAAAATAG
- a CDS encoding cupin domain-containing protein, whose product MKKKTKDNSEEFRIGTIFKGWHLLNHDQLSIIHEQMSPNCEEELHDHEKAEQFFFVLKGTLTCKVDGIEHILRENEGIHVPPKMKHKMINYTNDSVEFLTISSPHYRL is encoded by the coding sequence ATGAAAAAGAAAACAAAAGATAACAGCGAAGAATTTAGAATAGGAACGATATTTAAGGGATGGCACCTATTAAATCATGATCAATTAAGTATTATACATGAACAAATGTCACCAAATTGTGAGGAAGAGTTGCATGATCATGAAAAAGCTGAACAATTCTTCTTTGTTTTGAAAGGAACGTTGACGTGTAAGGTTGATGGAATTGAACATATTTTGAGAGAAAATGAAGGTATTCATGTCCCCCCTAAAATGAAACATAAAATGATTAACTATACTAATGATTCAGTAGAATTTCTAACAATTTCTTCTCCTCATTATCGTTTATAA
- a CDS encoding DUF6143 family protein → MEKFKSVITTPDVRVQAEEGRLFSGSTEILQFGNSTSAWGRLCNPKQSTVNLFIDVFTISNFSDNPFTANLYRNSLPPGDRLKSSDVGNANFGSINSPEGVIQYNPSVNGVPSGGTRVIPRRVPSNETIADSIDGKAILPPGTSLLIFLTSDTLVKGEIQFAWWENRDITCY, encoded by the coding sequence GTGGAGAAATTTAAAAGTGTTATTACGACTCCTGATGTAAGGGTTCAAGCGGAGGAAGGAAGGCTATTTTCTGGTTCAACAGAGATTTTGCAGTTTGGAAATAGTACTTCGGCATGGGGGAGATTGTGTAATCCAAAACAGTCTACAGTAAATTTATTTATAGACGTATTCACAATAAGCAACTTTAGCGATAACCCTTTTACGGCTAATCTATATAGGAACTCACTTCCCCCAGGGGATAGACTTAAATCTTCTGATGTAGGTAATGCTAACTTTGGATCAATTAACTCTCCTGAAGGTGTTATTCAATATAACCCTTCTGTAAATGGCGTTCCATCAGGTGGGACCAGAGTCATCCCCAGACGTGTTCCATCAAATGAAACAATAGCAGATTCTATTGATGGGAAAGCTATACTTCCTCCTGGTACTTCTCTATTAATATTTTTAACTAGTGATACATTGGTAAAAGGAGAAATTCAATTCGCTTGGTGGGAAAACAGAGATATTACTTGTTACTAA
- a CDS encoding DUF4386 domain-containing protein: MVIKGANSVRRSTTIVGMLLIVGIVAGVFSVVPVVDGTDYLAQAFLHKQQVLIGSFFQLLMVVAYVGVPILLYSILSQHNKTLALGSVAFGIIAGVFIIIGVITLLLLLALSHDYTKLATVDASYFQVIGDLLKQGRDLVNHVATTLAFVLAMLLFNYIFYQNKLVPRWLSAWGIIGSILSILASLSFMASFIGLDATYMLLNVPIAFQQIVLATWLIIKGFNKTV, encoded by the coding sequence ATGGTGATAAAGGGAGCGAATTCCGTTCGAAGGTCTACAACGATTGTCGGTATGCTATTAATAGTGGGAATAGTTGCAGGTGTATTTAGTGTTGTTCCTGTTGTAGATGGAACAGATTATCTTGCCCAGGCTTTTTTACATAAACAACAAGTGCTCATAGGATCATTTTTTCAACTGTTAATGGTCGTTGCGTATGTAGGGGTTCCTATTTTATTATATTCGATTTTAAGTCAGCATAATAAAACACTAGCTCTTGGATCTGTTGCTTTCGGCATAATTGCGGGTGTTTTCATTATTATCGGGGTAATTACTCTTTTATTGTTATTGGCATTAAGTCATGATTATACAAAATTAGCAACTGTAGATGCATCCTATTTTCAAGTCATTGGTGATTTGTTAAAACAAGGACGTGATTTAGTTAATCATGTAGCAACAACATTAGCGTTTGTTTTAGCCATGCTCTTGTTTAACTATATATTCTACCAAAACAAGCTTGTTCCTCGTTGGTTGTCAGCTTGGGGCATTATTGGATCTATATTGTCCATTTTGGCAAGCTTATCATTTATGGCAAGTTTTATAGGATTAGATGCAACATACATGCTACTAAACGTCCCAATAGCTTTTCAACAAATTGTCTTAGCTACATGGTTGATAATTAAAGGATTCAATAAAACGGTCTAG
- a CDS encoding TM2 domain-containing protein, translated as MSEKNWVATILLCVFLGGFGVHRFYVGKIGTGILMLVTFGGLGVWAIIDLIVIILGNFKDKEGNVIKAS; from the coding sequence ATGTCAGAAAAAAACTGGGTAGCAACAATACTACTTTGCGTTTTCTTAGGTGGATTCGGTGTACACCGTTTCTACGTAGGAAAAATTGGGACAGGTATCTTAATGTTAGTGACTTTTGGAGGATTAGGTGTCTGGGCAATAATTGATTTAATTGTTATCATTTTAGGTAACTTCAAAGATAAAGAAGGTAATGTTATTAAAGCATCCTAA
- a CDS encoding DUF2500 domain-containing protein produces the protein MGRNNKQPVLTVPARIASKRHHQGRETSTSYYVTFEVVSGDRMEFHVSSSEFGMLSEDDIGYLTFQGTRYHRFERNVS, from the coding sequence TTGGGGCGTAATAATAAACAGCCAGTATTAACAGTTCCAGCAAGGATAGCTTCAAAACGTCATCATCAAGGCAGAGAAACGTCTACATCATATTATGTTACTTTTGAAGTAGTTAGTGGTGATCGTATGGAATTTCATGTTAGTAGCTCTGAATTCGGAATGTTGTCCGAGGATGATATTGGTTATTTGACGTTTCAAGGTACAAGATATCATAGATTTGAACGTAACGTAAGCTAG